Sequence from the Halogeometricum sp. S3BR5-2 genome:
AAACTCGAGCCGACCGTCGTCACACCGGACGGATGGTACGAAAGGAAAGTGTACAAGGACCGTGATGCGTTCATGGAGTCCCGGACCCGCTGTGAGAACTACGGGATCTCGCTCGACCTCATCTCGATGACCTCCACTTCCGCTGCATCGGACGATGCTATCCCGTTTGGGTTGACTGAACGGCAATACGAGGCGCTGACACTCGCGCTCTCTCGTGGCTACTACGAGAGCCCACGACAGACCTCGACTGAGGAGCTCGCTACGGAACTCGGCATCTCACAACCCTCGCTCTCGAGACTCCTCAGGCGGGGTGAGCGTCAGCTACTCTCTTCGGCACTCCAAACACAGGAGCACTTAAACACGGTTTCCAATTAGCACCGTCGCTATCTGGCCGTAGTCCCTCTGATTTTGTAGACAGAGACCTACTATGAAGACAGTTGAACTCAACAACGGTGTAGAGATGCCGATTCTCGGATTCGGCACGTATCAAATCGAGGACCTCGACGAGTGCGAACGAAGTGTTTCGGAAGCCCTCGAAACAGGGTATCGACTCATCGATACTGCGGCGTCGTATGAGAACGAGGAGGCGGTCGGGCGGGCAATCGAGAAGAGCGACGTGCCGCGAGACGAGGTGTTCGTGACGTCGAAGCTCTGGGTGCAGGACACTGGCTACGAAGCCACCTTGGACGCGTTCGAGCGGTCGCTGGACCGACTGGGCCTCGACTACCTCGACCTGTTTCTGATTCATCAGCCCTACGGCGACGTCCACTGTTCGTGGCAGGCTATGGAAGACCTCTACGAGGACGGCAAGATCAGGGCGATCGGGGTCAGCAACTTCCATCCCGACCGCGTGATGGACCTTATGGTCCACAACGATGTCGTCCCGGCCGTCAATCAGATTGAGACGCATCCCTTCTACCAGCGAACCGAGGATGCAGCATTCCTTGAGGAACACGGCATCCAACACGAGTCGTGGGGGCCGTTCGCCGAAGGCCAGAACAACATCTTCGAGCACGACGTGCTGACCACGATTGGAGACCGCTACGACAAATCCGCTGCACAGGTGGTGCTTCGATGGCTTATTCAGCGCGAGATTGTCGCCATTCCGAAGTCGGTCCACGCCGACCGGATCGCCGAGAACTTCGAGGTCTTTGACTTCGAACTCACCGACGAGGAAATGGAGACGATCGCCGAACTAAACCAGGGCGAAAGCCAGTTCTTCGACCACCGAGATCCGGAGATGGTGAAGTGGCTGGGGGAAGCTGAGCGCGAGACCTAAGTCTCAATTACAGAGCGATCCCCTTCGGCCAGCACTCAACGTGACTGCGCATCGGTCATAAGTACTTAAACGCGGTATTCCGTTAGCATCACGCCAAAGCGATTCACGTCCTTTGTTCAAACTGAGCACGACGATGGAATACACGACTCTTGGTTCGACCGGAATGGAAGTCAGCCGCATCTGTCTCGGCGGAATGAGTTTCGGCGTAAGCGACTACCACGACTGGACGCTCGACGAGGAGGGC
This genomic interval carries:
- a CDS encoding aldo/keto reductase; this encodes MKTVELNNGVEMPILGFGTYQIEDLDECERSVSEALETGYRLIDTAASYENEEAVGRAIEKSDVPRDEVFVTSKLWVQDTGYEATLDAFERSLDRLGLDYLDLFLIHQPYGDVHCSWQAMEDLYEDGKIRAIGVSNFHPDRVMDLMVHNDVVPAVNQIETHPFYQRTEDAAFLEEHGIQHESWGPFAEGQNNIFEHDVLTTIGDRYDKSAAQVVLRWLIQREIVAIPKSVHADRIAENFEVFDFELTDEEMETIAELNQGESQFFDHRDPEMVKWLGEAERET
- a CDS encoding helix-turn-helix domain-containing protein, with amino-acid sequence MTITTEFSLSSPSLPLVSITERLPPDQIECVHGLCFEQDARMFIVKIDSDVNVSEADLESLDEVQEATTIGYAGEQTVHNLTIDLADAISEVFSGGSSVAAKLEPTVVTPDGWYERKVYKDRDAFMESRTRCENYGISLDLISMTSTSAASDDAIPFGLTERQYEALTLALSRGYYESPRQTSTEELATELGISQPSLSRLLRRGERQLLSSALQTQEHLNTVSN